In one Dendropsophus ebraccatus isolate aDenEbr1 unplaced genomic scaffold, aDenEbr1.pat pat_scaffold_818_ctg1, whole genome shotgun sequence genomic region, the following are encoded:
- the LOC138780356 gene encoding oocyte zinc finger protein XlCOF7.1-like, whose amino-acid sequence MLLYFNFLTDLLRMEKDRDKMAERILHVAVEILSLLTGEDDMVVKKRRDGEKGWSRDEGIILLPPPHSLIQEGNSHQEILELINKMAELLTGEVSRRRRQLLAGEVPIRCQDVTVYFSMEEWEYVEGHKDLYKEAMMEDQPPLLINDPPRLEKAGDMMAARILELTLEIIHLITGEDYTVVKKWCGESVAPPVSGGWSSSQSPITDPPPPSLIHEQKILELTTRMTELLTGEVPIRCQDVTVYFSMEEWEYVEGHQDLYKEVMMEDQPPLTLPDGSRRRNPVERFPRPLYSQDCPEGNHKIKVEDEEKERMRGDPRCMSEVKEEEMPGDATPDGSRRRNPAERCPRPLYSQDCPEGNHRIKEEDEEKERMRSDPWCMSEVKEEEMPGAATPDGSRRRNPAERCPRPLYSQDCPEGNHKIKVEEEEDESLWGHHPCMTKVKKEETPGDATPENPSNATDGNFMLSLKFEVEDEEVFQLPSRETRRAINVYPGRRTISLSCNPPKHEEPSPDPSPVVTTRTDLSYNPPNLRKPSDPSPVGTTRTDLSYNSPNLRKPSHPSQRINTSIDLLYNPPYDEEPSPDQSPVVNTRDDLSYNPPNLRKPSDISLVVTTRTDQKDGKKFHCVECGKEFTRRSDLLLHRSRHNKKYSCSLCGKCFTDDSELVSHERLHTAEYPYSCSRCVERFAQKSDLVKHQESHSKFMKPSYLCPKCGKSFTSKSNLRSHEAMHEKQENGNLYPCSECERIFTLKCHLVSHVKVHKGQLYPCSECNASFSSESSLILHKRCHTGGKSFPC is encoded by the exons TTAATTTCCTGACCGACCTCCTaaggatggagaaggacagaGATAAGATGGCGGAGAGAATATTACACGTGGCCGTAGAGATCCTCtccctgctgaccggagag gatgacATGGTGGTGAAGAAGAGGAGGGATGGGGAGAAAGGATGGAGCAGGGACGAGGGTATTATACTGCTGCCTCCACCTCACTCACTGATACAAGAGGGAAACAGTCATCAGGAGATCCTGGAACTCATCAACAAGAtggctgagctgctgactggagaggtgagcaggaggaggagacagctgcTGGCTGGAGAG gttcctataaggtgtcaggacgtcaccgtctatttctccatggaggagtgggagtatgtagaaggacacaaggatctgtacaaggaggccatgatggaggatcagccgcccctgCTCATCAATGACCCCCCAAGGCTGGAGAAGGCGGGAGACATGATGGCGGCCAGGATATTAGAGCTCACCCTAGAGATAATCCACCTGATCACCGGAGAG gattacacagtagtgaagaagtggtGTGGTGAGTCAGTGGCGCCCCCtgtgtcaggaggctggagcagcagccagagccccatcacagatcctccacctccatcactgatccatgagcagaagatcctagaactgaccaccaggatgactgagctcctgactggagag gttcctataaggtgtcaggatgtcaccgtctatttctccatggaggagtgggagtatgtagaaggacaccaggatctgtacaaggaggtcatgatggaggatcagccgcccctcaCATTACCGG atggatccaggagGAGAAATCCTGTAGAGAGAtttccccgtcctctgtattcccaggactgtccggaGGGAAATCACAAgattaaagtggaggatgaagaaaaagagaggatgaggggcgatccccgatgtatgagtgaggtgaaagAGGAGGAGATGCCGGGAGATGCTACCCCAG atggatccaggagGAGAAATCCAGCAGAGAGATgcccccgtcctctgtattcccaggactgtccggaGGGAAATCACAGGATTAaagaggaggatgaagaaaaAGAGAGGATGAGAAGTGATCCCtggtgtatgagtgaggtgaaggaggaggagatgccggGAGCTGCTACCCCAG atggatccaggaggagaaatccagcagagagatgtccccgtcctctgtattcacaggactgtccagagggaaatcaCAAGATTAaagtggaggaagaagaagatgaaagctTGTGGGGCCATCACCCGTGTATGACTAAGGTGAAGAAGGAGGAGACTCCGGGAGATGCTACCCCAG AAAATCCCAGTAATGCGACTGATGGAAACTTCATGTTGTCACTAAAATTTGAAGTAGAAGATGAAGAAGTCTTTCAGCTCCCCTCAAGAGAAACCCGCCGGGCCATTAATGTGTATCCAGGACGTCGCACTATAAGTCTATCATGTAATCCCCCTAAAcatgaggaaccttctcctgatCCATCACCAGTCGTTACCACAAGGACTGATCTATCGTATAATCCCCCCAATCTCAGGAAACCTTCTGATCCATCACCGGTTGGTACCACAAGGACCGATCTATCGTATAATTCCCCTAATCTCAGAAAACCTTCCCATCCATCACAGCGTATTAATACAAGTATAGATCTATTGTATAATCCTCCTTATgatgaggaaccttctcctgaccaATCACCGGTTGTTAACACAAGGGACGATCTATCGTATAATCCCCCTAATCTGAGGAAACCTTCCGACATATCACTGGTTGTTACTACAAGGACCGATCAGAAAGACGGGAAAAAGTTTCATTGTGTTGAATGTGGGAAAGAGTTTACAAGACGCTCAGATCTCTTATTGCACAGAAGTCGTCACAATAAGAAGTATTCATGTTCactatgtgggaaatgttttacagatgACTCTGAGCTTGTGTCACATGAGAGACTGCACACAGCCGAGTATCCATATTCGTGTTCACGGTGCGTGGAACGTTTTGCTcaaaaatcagatcttgttaaacatcaggaATCTCACTCCAAATTTATGAAGCCTTCATATTTATGTCCTAAATGTGGTAAATcatttacatcaaaatcaaatCTTCGTTCACATGAAGCAATGCATGAAAAGCAGGAGAACGGAAATCTGTacccatgttcagaatgtgagagaaTTTTTACATTAAAATGCCATCTTGTTAGTCATGTAAAAGTTCACAAAGGGCAGCTatatccatgttcagaatgtaacGCAAGTTTTTCAAGTGAATCAAGCCTTATTCTGCATAAAAGATGTCACACAGGAGGGAAGTCATTTCCATGTTAa